CATGCGGCTTACCATGGGACTTATGTAGCAAGGTCGCGAGACATGTTGTCAGTCAATAAAATCCGACAAGACGGACAGACGAGGTTGTGTCCGTAAACATAAACGTATGGATGGCCGGCCGGGCTATCTTTCGGGATCCACCTATTATCTTGTGTGGAAGTTTTGTTAGTATAATTGATATTTGAAACCTATTAATAAGGGAAAAAATCCGTGCGGACTATCTCTCTACCAAAAAATCCGTGGACTGGAAAAAAGGATCAGTAAGCATGTGGTATATGGCACAATCCGTACATCACCCACTCGCTGATCTCGATCACAATCTCTTCAATACCTTGCACCACCCTCGTCGATTCTGTCATCCGCTTTGAAGAGGCTCTCCTCTACATCCATTACAGAGGCGGACGTATCATGGCTATCGTCGGTATTATTGGCGACCTCGTCTGGCGTGAATGATTTCCTCTGAAAGCACCGCCAGACCATGATATCGTCTATATTCACCTCGTCATCTTGAAATTTTTAATGGGACATGGTGTTAACTCTGCATTCTAGCTCAGAAACGATGCGCACGATAAGCGAAACTTGTGGAAAAGCAGGGCAGCTCATAATCATGCGTCGCTAGTGTTTTAAATCTCCAGCCACGGCTTGATGCGCAATGCTGCAAAGTACTGTTCATGTGCTAGTTACTCAACTGcatggagagagagggaggtCATTGCACTTGACAATCCATGAGCAGCAGCATATGAGTGAAGGTGCAGAGATTCGCGGAAAATGAAGCAAGACTCAGGTTTGGAAAAAAGACGCTCCTCCAAACAGACTGAACGAACCTCGGGTTATTCATCCCTTGTTTATCCTGAACACCACGAGCCATGACTTTCTCATTGCGACAAACACAACATGCATTATGTCTGCTCTTCAAGTTGTGCATAAGAGCCAACTACAGACAAGAGAGGGGTATCCTGAATCCCAATTACTGTATCAAACACAATGTAAAGTCAAACAACCATATGTACGTGACGATCTCCACAACGTCTAGCATGAACAGCCAGAAGCCTGGGGAGCCTCTTGAGGAGAAGCTGAAACGTCGATTTCTACTCCCATTAACAATTCGCCGACACAGACAGACTTACTTGTTGCGCCACTGTCCTTTGCTTCATTGCCTCCAGGAAGAGCCATGGCAATCTTCTTAAATAGTGTCTTGACATTATGGCCGGCCTTGGCAGAGGTTTCAATTGACATCACACCGAGttcctttgcccttttgTCAAGATCCTCAGGGGTAACTTGACTATGCAATACTGGTGAGTGATTGTCTCTTGTGAATCACTGACACGACACACCGCTTGTCATTCAAATCTGTCTTGTTCCCCACAAGCACAATAATAACGTCCTGCCCTCGCTCATTTCGCACATCATCGACCCACTTTGAAGTATTTTGGAAAGACGTTCGGTCTGTTCCATAAACATGAGCAAGAATACGTGTTGCCATCGGCTGCCTGAACCTACTTGTGATGTCGTATACAATGACGGCGACGGAGGAGTCTCGGATGTAGGATGGAATGAGGGATCGGAATCGTTCCTAATAATTAGCAATATTCCCAATTGATTTGCACCTTACTTGTCTAAAGAGGTTCGATGAAATCACTCGCATTAGTATTACAGCGGACACGGCGATGCTTAACTGAAGCTTACCCAGCTACAAACGGTTAGTAAAAATAGCACTGACGACGGAGATAACACGCACCTGTATCCCACAGTTGTAGTCGTACCGTACGGTCCTCCAGATACATGGTCTTTGATAAGAAGTCGATACCTGCTGATGAGCTCTGGCCTTGCTCAAGTATGCTTACCGATTGTTGCTTGGTACGTGTTATCAAAAGTATCGTACATCTGAAATTAGCTCAGTAAAAGTGACAATAAACTCACGAATCGAGTGATTAAACTCGTCTTTCCTACACTCTGCTCCCCAAGGAATACTAATTTGAACTTCTTGAGCGGGGTACtggcagaggagaagtcGGCGGTGGAAGGGGTCTGGGGAGTCGACATGTTGTATCGTGTCGCTGAAAATGACCGAAGTAGTGAGGAAGTTGTGTGTTTCAATTCAGGCTTCTACGTGATAGGGAGCAGGTCACAATACACGAACACCTGACGAAAGCTGCCGATCGATAGATATGTACATGGGCAAGAGTCATCTGCGTTGAGGCGGGCATGCAGATCGGGAGGCGACTGCGCTTACTTGGATTTACGTAATTACGTTTCTGGTCGCGTCGCATCCGCATTACCGCCAGCCTCGCGTCCGTCAATCATTCTCTCTTGCAACCACTTTGACATTTGTGCACCTATAATAACCACCATGGCCCAGCAAGGATATGCCGTAGTCGACGTCGACGAAGATGTAAGTAATCGGCTCCTTTAGACCCTTGCAGCGCCACTAACCATCCTACGCAGCCATCAGGACCATCCCATGGCTCCGGTCTTGAATTCCAAAGTAGGTCTTACTCATCAAACCCTAACTCATGGTTTCGATagcctttcttccctcacAGACCGACGCGAGACGCCCAAATgctccttcacctccagATGTTCCTTTTAGTCCTTTCAATTTGACATACTATCAAGTGAGAGCAGATTCGGTTTCTATAACGATCTAAACTGACGTATCGAGTAGACATATTTTGATGTCGACACTAACACAGTCCTGAAACGCGTAGGAATGGCTATGATCCCTCGCCCTGGGTTCATAACTGAAGTCTGTGATGGACAGATTGACATGTATGGTAAGTGAAACGTGTGAGTCATGCAATTAGAATCATAAACTAATCCCATCCATCAAAGGCTCTTTCTGGACCTTGACAACACTCATTCTCACATTATACACCTCCTCAACCCTGACAACCTCCATTGCGCAATACATGAGCTCCTCACATGCTAGTTCAAACCTTCCTTTGCTATCTACAGCGACATCGGCAATTTATGTCTATGGTTTACTTGTACCTTCCTTGCTCTGGGGTGCAACCAAGTGGTTGGGTGTTGGGGAATGGGGCATCGCAGAAGCTTTAGGGATTTATGGTTACGCCATGAGTATTTTTATCCCTCTGAGCCTGCTGTGCTTGATACCAGTGGGTATTTTAAGATGGGTATTGATTGGGTTAGGTGGCATCAGTTCAGGATACTTTTTGTGAGTTCTGTTTTGTAGTACATAGAGCTAATGTCAGAATTGGAAACATATATCCTGTGCTTGCTACAGTATGTGAAGATATCAGCTCTGCAGATGACCTATAATCAATGTTATGTAGCTAATCTTGCCATGAAAACAGTCTGATAATAAGTTTGCCCGCCTACTTGTTATTGCTGTGGCTGTGCTGCATGCAGCCATGGCTCTCACAATCAagattctcttctttgggtGAGTTTAAAATAACATCAGCATGTACTGACAGGTAGAACTTCTGTTATAGGACCTGATCCAGTCAGTGACTTGACATAAGGTTCAGGCCATCAGGCAGCTACATAGATCCTGATGTGATTTTTCAAAGCTCAGAACTACAAGAAAAGTTGAGCAGCACCATTAATAGTTGTTACCCAAATTTTTGAAGTTTAATGATGAGGTGATTCAAATTGGTTTAAGAAGCTCTTAGGAAGAGTTTTGTTCAAGAGTAAAGTCAGCATTTTACAGAAAAATACCCTTACCAGACCCTCACTGAACCTTTATGGGTACAGAAATCCCTGACTCATTTGAGAATGCAAGATCCTGCAGCAACTTTGaaatcttcctttttgggttttttattttttatttttatttttttttctccttcagTCTAAGCCCCAGGTGTCTTGCAAGGAGAAAACATGCACAGAAATCTGCATATGTGATAGCTCCTTGAATCTAATATAATAAGATAATGTAAGGGTGGGTTGGATGGCAGATGGtcagagaggaaaggacCAGTGGGCATAGTGTAGATGACAGTATAGTGTCTTGTACATATGAGAATTGATTCTCAGGAGATCTTCAAGAGGTACAAAGGGCTTATATATGATCCATTCCCTTCACATTCTGCCTTTCAGCTGACATCCTTCCTTCATGTCAAGACCTTGCCATTGAGATCTAATGATATAAAAATATGGTTCCTGACACTCCACACCAAATCCTTCCAATGGAACCATGTCATAATGTTATGCAAGAGTTTGCAATCTCTGGCACCTGGGACAGGTTAATGAAAGTTCAGTCCACCTTGTGTTGGACTAACCAAACAAATCTTGACCTCACACATCCATGATTTACTGTCTGACACTTGAAAGTCAACAAAACACTCTTCAgcttgcctttttcttccttaaTGCATGTTCAATGTCCTTCCCTTTTTGCTCATCATTTGGTCAGTGTTCCTGGTTACTATCAGGAGTAGGAAATATCTTTATGCTGGGAGATAGTAAGCAGAAGCCAGAGAACAGGTATATAAGAAAATAGCCTTTTGAAATTCTGTAGTTCCCTAGAAAATCAATACTGATGTCCTTTCTCATCACTTCTGCATCTGAgcatttcttctcttcaaagTCATTTCTGTCAGCCCTTAGTCCAGCTCCTGTGTCCTTTGAACCTTTGGCTATTCTTTCATCTAAGTCCAGTTCTGTTGCATCAGCCTGGCAACTCCTTCATCCGGCTCTGTGTTACAGTTTCATTGATCCTGGGGTGGAGAGAGGGCCTGAATGGAGATCACTCATACCCATGTGACTCTGGATGCCTCTGGAGCTTTGGACATATCACACTACTATACTTTACTATGAATTATCATAATTTACATCACAATCAATGCATGTACATCTACAAAACTCTAGGAAGTGCCTGTAGCAGTGCCACCATCCTTGTAGAGGTCAAACAGCACCTGATGCTACTTGCTTCATGTCCTTGGTTGTTTGTCTACAGTTATTGCTGGGGGTCTAAGTCTGGATGTGGTTTTGGGCAAGAAAGtaggttgagaagactaagcTGGCTCAGGGTCTGATGCATTGAATCTACTTGAAGGACTAGtccttatatatctttcaGCTCTATGAGCTGGCCCAGCTTCCTCATACTTTCCCTGCATCCTCTCTCAgacttccctcttccctaacACCTCTTTGCACAGTCCTCCTGtgccttctctcttcttcttcctctccttcactcCTGGAACTACTTCCCCAACTTCCTTAGtgttctccttcctctcattctaccttattgttctcctcaTTCCCTTACAGTGCCTGATGGGCCCAACATGCATGCATGGGCAGTGTTTGACTCCACCCTCCTGTGTCCAACATGAACAGTCCACCTATATTTCCTCCTggcctcctcttcctttgctttcCTTATAGCAAGCTCCTCAGCATGTTCTTCCTAATACAACAGGTCAAAGAGTTGACCCTCAGGGTacatctgcctcttctgAACCCCCTGATTCACTTTTTCAAGTGCCAGGGCTGCCTTGACACTAGCCAGCTCCTTCTCTAGAAGTGCAATCCTCACTGAGTGCTGCTCAGTGCCTTTTTCAAGCTTAACCATGGCTTGTAATGAGCTCATTTTCCTCTGTCAAACAGCACAATTGTTTACATGAAGGACAGGGAGGTTGTGGGGGATAAGAGGGTCTGCAGTGACAGCCTGAGGGGGAGGAGTGCTCAGCACTTGCTCCTCAATGCCCATGAAGACAGGGTCAAGAGGAAACAGGCCTGATGTCCTCCAAGCTCCTTTGAATTTGGCATGAAGACATTGTCCCCTGCCATGCCTGCTGGTGCCAGCCCCAAAACATCCCCTTGGCTACTCCTCTAAGGGAGATACTAAGTTGGTAAGCATCCACTTGTCAATGGTATGCTGCCTTCAGGGTGTTAAAGAAATTGACATCCAGAGGTTGGAACCTGctgctcatcttcactggaaggaggagaatgacaATGTTCCTAGCCCAGCAAGCTTCAAGGAAATTGACCTTTATGTGTAGTTCTGCACCATCAAGGATGAGCAGGCATCATTCACAGCCACCACTGGCAATATCACATGTAAAGGGGTCAAACATGTCATCAAGTCATTTTATCATCACATAGCTGTTGATCCAGCCTGAATTGGTGGTGATCATGAGCTGGCATACCCTGttaccctcctccagtACATTGAACCAGTTCTCTTGCAGATGTGCACCTTGATAAATGATGAGGGGAGGAACTGGTGCAGAGTCAATGCCAATGCAAGCCACCAATGTGATGTGCTCAATCAATGGTGGTACAGCTTGGCCATTCCTTGAGTGGGTACATGGTGCAACCCTTCACACTcttcaagagcttgagagCTTGAAAACAGTTTCATCCATGCTGAAGATTAGGTGGGGGGCATAAAGACCACTATCATACACCTCTTTGACCTGTGAAAAGTGTCAAatgtagagttgttgagacagTCTAATCTCAATATTCAGCTGCAGTTGGTGCAAGACAGGCACATCTTTTACAGCAAATGTGGACATCACCTGtgatggagggagaggaccCAGTGAAGTGAATGGGAGAAATCAGATCTGCACATGCACAAATTAATAGCAGTGGTGAGAATCTCTCAGACAGAATGCTTGCATATGCTATGACCCTAGCGCTCCCAGAATCATTCACAACTGTCCAGCAAACACTCTGGCTCTGAGAACCACTTACCTCCTCAGCTATACAGGCAGCAGTACAAGCTGAGTGGACTAGAAGGTTGACTGGAGAGGTTGTAACAGCTAACAAGGTGCTGGAAAGTCACACCCAAGGTAACATGCACAATGGGAGGGCAAAGACTAGGAAATGGAGTGAGAAGTGGTGCAGTATTCATCGAGTGTCAAGCCATAACACCAGAGACTGCTCACTCAGGAAGT
This genomic window from Cryptococcus deuterogattii R265 chromosome 12, complete sequence contains:
- a CDS encoding GTP-binding protein ryh1; amino-acid sequence: MSTPQTPSTADFSSASTPLKKFKLVFLGEQSVGKTSLITRFMYDTFDNTYQATIGIDFLSKTMYLEDRTVRLQLWDTAGQERFRSLIPSYIRDSSVAVIVYDITNRTSFQNTSKWVDDVRNERGQDVIIVLVGNKTDLNDKRQVTPEDLDKRAKELGVMSIETSAKAGHNVKTLFKKIAMALPGGNEAKDSGATKIDVSASPQEAPQASGCSC